The following are from one region of the Methanobacteriales archaeon HGW-Methanobacteriales-1 genome:
- a CDS encoding thioesterase: MFKINVIPRFGDIDGLKHVNNTVLAIWFEKGRNPIFRMFTPDLDLSYEKWKLILVRTEFDFIGQMYYGGDVEIRSYITHIGNSSFTIGHEAWQDEELKAKGKAVLVHYDFINQVPLVIPDETRAELEANFVKEEDIGKK, from the coding sequence ATGTTTAAAATAAATGTTATACCTCGATTCGGGGATATAGATGGATTGAAGCACGTAAATAATACAGTTTTAGCTATATGGTTTGAAAAAGGAAGAAATCCTATATTCAGAATGTTTACTCCGGATCTGGATTTGAGTTACGAAAAATGGAAATTAATTTTAGTAAGAACTGAATTCGACTTCATAGGTCAGATGTACTATGGGGGAGATGTGGAAATTCGAAGTTACATTACTCATATTGGTAATTCGTCATTTACTATTGGACATGAGGCCTGGCAGGATGAAGAATTAAAAGCAAAAGGAAAAGCTGTTCTAGTCCATTATGATTTTATCAACCAGGTTCCATTAGTTATTCCTGATGAAACAAGGGCTGAATTAGAAGCTAATTTTGTAAAAGAAGAAGATATTGGTAAAAAATAA
- a CDS encoding transcriptional regulator (indirectly regulates nitrogen metabolism; at high nitrogen levels P-II prevents the phosphorylation of NR-I, the transcriptional activator of the glutamine synthetase gene (glnA); at low nitrogen levels P-II is uridylylated to form PII-UMP and interacts with an adenylyltransferase (GlnE) that activates GlnA): MKEIVAIIRPEKLEDVKKALEEIGCNGVTVVEVKGRGRQLGITESYRGSDYRIDLLPKTRLEIIINDVDVEKITAAIVKTAQTGDIGDGKIFISPVEDVIRIRTGESGEKAV, encoded by the coding sequence ATGAAAGAGATAGTAGCAATTATCCGCCCAGAAAAACTGGAAGATGTTAAAAAAGCCCTGGAAGAAATCGGTTGCAATGGTGTGACTGTGGTCGAAGTCAAAGGACGAGGCAGACAGTTAGGCATAACCGAAAGCTATCGGGGAAGCGACTACCGAATTGATCTTTTACCAAAAACCAGATTAGAGATTATAATTAACGATGTGGATGTAGAAAAAATTACAGCTGCCATTGTTAAAACTGCTCAAACTGGAGACATTGGAGATGGTAAAATATTCATATCTCCTGTAGAAGATGTTATTCGGATTCGTACTGGAGAAAGCGGCGAAAAAGCTGTTTAA
- a CDS encoding RNA-binding protein, with protein sequence MKIRKRYHLQKKKLKKITEELGDYSFLIPSKAKIEMLEAEPYPIVLVDGQPQVMLVDNKPFPTLKAALTMDLKSKYVVVDMGAVRFMANGADVMSPGIVDADPDLVEGDVVVVIDETHRKPLAVGISLISGSEMVENNKGKAVTTIHFIGDPIWDLEI encoded by the coding sequence TTGAAGATTAGAAAAAGATACCATCTTCAGAAAAAGAAATTGAAAAAGATAACCGAAGAATTAGGAGATTACTCATTCCTTATCCCTTCAAAAGCTAAAATAGAAATGTTAGAAGCAGAACCATACCCTATTGTTTTGGTTGATGGTCAGCCACAAGTTATGTTAGTGGATAATAAGCCATTTCCCACATTAAAGGCCGCACTTACCATGGACCTGAAATCAAAATACGTCGTGGTAGATATGGGGGCCGTAAGGTTCATGGCCAATGGCGCGGATGTAATGAGTCCCGGTATAGTTGATGCAGATCCCGACCTGGTAGAAGGCGATGTGGTAGTAGTGATTGATGAAACTCATCGAAAACCACTGGCAGTGGGCATATCATTAATAAGTGGTTCCGAAATGGTGGAAAATAATAAAGGAAAAGCCGTGACCACCATACATTTTATTGGGGATCCCATCTGGGATTTAGAAATTTAA
- a CDS encoding transcriptional regulator (indirectly regulates nitrogen metabolism; at high nitrogen levels P-II prevents the phosphorylation of NR-I, the transcriptional activator of the glutamine synthetase gene (glnA); at low nitrogen levels P-II is uridylylated to form PII-UMP and interacts with an adenylyltransferase (GlnE) that activates GlnA): protein MKRIIAIIRPDKFETVKNSLEELGIHGMTVEDVKGRGRQLGITESYRGKDYTVDLLPKVRLEIIVKAIDVDKVVDTIVNQAKTGDIGDGKIFISPIEEVVRIRTGEKGEGAI from the coding sequence ATGAAAAGGATAATCGCAATAATTCGTCCAGATAAGTTTGAAACTGTCAAAAACTCATTGGAAGAGTTAGGCATTCATGGTATGACAGTAGAAGATGTTAAAGGCCGTGGCCGACAATTAGGAATAACAGAAAGCTATAGAGGTAAAGATTATACGGTAGATCTCCTACCTAAAGTCAGGTTGGAAATCATTGTAAAAGCTATTGATGTAGATAAAGTAGTGGATACCATTGTAAATCAAGCCAAAACTGGAGATATAGGTGATGGAAAAATATTCATTTCCCCTATTGAAGAAGTAGTTAGAATCAGAACCGGTGAAAAAGGTGAAGGAGCTATTTAA
- a CDS encoding DNA-binding protein, with protein MSDKNLIGAKIRQLRENREMTQQQLANASENSVELLEHIENGDVVPSLTPLIKIAKALDVRIGTFMDDVQQRGPVIVEQGQTEKVIYFSGQKDQTKESALEFYSLASGKCDRHMEPFLIDVDIHDDAEFKPESHEGEEFIYVIEGEIEIVYGSEKYTVSKGDTIYYDSVVPHHLHAYGEKPAQILAVIYAPF; from the coding sequence GTGTCGGATAAGAACTTAATTGGGGCAAAAATTCGCCAACTAAGAGAAAACAGAGAAATGACCCAGCAACAACTGGCCAATGCAAGTGAAAACAGCGTAGAACTATTAGAACATATTGAAAATGGAGATGTGGTTCCCTCCCTAACACCTTTAATTAAGATTGCAAAGGCCCTTGATGTTAGAATTGGAACATTTATGGATGATGTCCAACAAAGAGGCCCGGTTATTGTTGAACAAGGCCAAACAGAAAAAGTAATTTATTTCTCTGGCCAAAAAGACCAAACCAAAGAAAGTGCCTTGGAATTTTATTCACTGGCATCTGGTAAATGTGATCGTCATATGGAACCTTTTTTAATTGATGTTGATATTCATGACGATGCAGAATTCAAACCAGAATCTCACGAAGGGGAAGAATTCATCTATGTTATTGAAGGTGAAATTGAGATTGTTTATGGAAGTGAAAAATATACGGTATCTAAAGGAGATACTATTTATTATGATTCAGTAGTTCCTCACCACCTTCATGCTTACGGGGAAAAACCAGCCCAGATTTTGGCTGTAATTTATGCTCCATTTTAA
- a CDS encoding ammonia channel protein has product MTAVFSSGDTAWMLIATALVILMTIPGLAMFYSGLIRRHNVLNTMLLSFVTFAIVSILWFMFGYDLVFGNDISGLIGAIQNPFFNGVLESKTLATLAPTIPTGLFAIFQMTFAAITVALISGAIVERMKFSAWLAFVPVWLVLVYVPIAHWMWGGGFLAQMGALDFAGGIVVHLSSGVAALALVLLLGVRKDMRLLPHHLGYSVIGAGLLWFGWFGFNAGSALAAGDLAVSAMIVTNISAAVGLLTWMLMDKINTGKPTLLGALSGAVAGLASITPAAGYVNVTAAICIGFVASIISYYAVSHIKPRLGYDDALDVFGIHGICGIVGSLAVGVFALPAINSVLTSGGLITGNLGLLYSQAIAIIIVGAYAFIMTWIIGKVLDKVIGLRVAPQDEVNGLDVNLHEESGYRLS; this is encoded by the coding sequence ATGACAGCTGTATTTAGTTCAGGGGACACAGCGTGGATGTTAATTGCCACGGCCCTTGTTATATTGATGACAATACCCGGACTGGCAATGTTCTACTCCGGATTAATAAGAAGGCATAACGTTTTAAACACCATGCTTTTATCGTTTGTAACTTTTGCCATAGTAAGCATATTGTGGTTCATGTTTGGTTATGATCTTGTATTTGGTAATGATATATCGGGATTGATAGGTGCTATTCAAAATCCATTCTTTAATGGTGTTTTAGAGTCAAAAACATTGGCCACTCTGGCACCAACCATACCTACCGGATTATTTGCAATTTTCCAAATGACATTTGCCGCCATAACCGTGGCCCTGATTTCAGGTGCCATTGTAGAGCGAATGAAATTCTCTGCATGGTTGGCCTTTGTGCCGGTCTGGTTAGTATTAGTGTATGTTCCCATAGCTCACTGGATGTGGGGTGGAGGATTTTTGGCCCAAATGGGTGCTCTTGACTTTGCAGGAGGCATAGTAGTTCATTTAAGCAGTGGTGTTGCTGCTCTGGCCTTAGTATTGCTTTTAGGAGTAAGAAAGGATATGCGATTGTTACCACACCACCTGGGATACTCCGTGATTGGTGCTGGGTTATTATGGTTTGGATGGTTTGGATTCAATGCAGGATCTGCCCTAGCTGCCGGTGATTTGGCTGTTTCTGCCATGATCGTTACTAATATATCTGCCGCAGTGGGATTATTGACCTGGATGTTAATGGATAAAATCAACACTGGAAAACCTACTCTTTTAGGAGCATTATCTGGAGCTGTTGCTGGTTTAGCCTCAATCACACCTGCTGCAGGTTATGTAAATGTCACAGCAGCCATTTGTATCGGTTTTGTGGCCTCAATAATTTCATACTATGCTGTATCCCATATTAAACCACGTCTTGGATACGACGATGCACTGGATGTATTTGGAATACACGGCATTTGTGGAATAGTAGGTTCCTTAGCTGTGGGAGTTTTCGCATTACCAGCCATCAATAGTGTTTTAACCAGTGGTGGCTTAATAACTGGTAATTTAGGCTTATTATATTCCCAAGCAATTGCCATAATCATTGTAGGTGCTTATGCATTTATTATGACCTGGATAATTGGAAAAGTTCTGGACAAAGTTATTGGTTTAAGAGTTGCCCCTCAAGATGAAGTAAATGGACTTGATGTTAATCTGCATGAGGAATCCGGTTACAGATTATCCTAG
- a CDS encoding ammonia channel protein, whose translation MDPILNSGDTAWMLISTALVMLMTIPGVALFYGGLTKKENVLNTMFLSLIAFAITSIIWVLYGYQFAFGADTLMGLIGNPTNLMMNGIGVDQLATLAPTIPEFVYIAFQMTFAAITVALISGAVVDRMKFSSWMVFIVAWVSLVYVPIAHMVWGGGILFNMGALDFAGGTVVHINSGIAALALVLLLGKRKDTKLLPHNLGYSVIGAALLWFGWFGFNAGSALTAGGLAGSAFLATNTAAAAGMISWVIIDYIKTGKPTMLGAISGAIAGLVAITPAAGFVTIQAAIIIGFITSFISYAAISYLKPKLGYDDALDVFGIHGMSGLWGSIAVGLFAAPFINSLGTGLFYGNPEQLWIQLIAVVVVIIYSFVVTLIIGLVIKYTMGLRVEERDEIEGLDTNLHEESGYRI comes from the coding sequence ATGGATCCTATTCTTAACTCTGGTGATACAGCGTGGATGCTTATATCCACAGCCCTGGTAATGCTCATGACCATCCCTGGTGTGGCGTTATTCTACGGCGGGCTAACTAAAAAAGAAAATGTATTAAATACAATGTTTTTATCTCTCATCGCATTTGCCATAACAAGTATAATCTGGGTACTCTATGGGTACCAGTTTGCATTTGGTGCAGATACTTTGATGGGATTAATTGGAAATCCGACTAATTTAATGATGAATGGAATTGGTGTAGACCAACTGGCAACACTAGCACCAACCATACCTGAATTTGTTTACATTGCCTTCCAGATGACCTTTGCTGCAATAACTGTGGCCCTGATTTCTGGAGCAGTAGTAGATCGAATGAAATTCTCTTCCTGGATGGTATTTATTGTAGCCTGGGTCTCCCTGGTATACGTCCCTATTGCCCATATGGTATGGGGTGGAGGAATTTTATTCAACATGGGTGCTCTTGACTTTGCAGGTGGTACCGTTGTACACATAAACTCAGGTATAGCTGCCTTAGCCCTAGTTCTACTACTGGGTAAAAGAAAAGATACCAAATTACTACCTCATAACCTGGGATACTCTGTAATAGGAGCAGCCCTTCTATGGTTCGGTTGGTTTGGATTTAACGCTGGATCTGCCCTTACTGCTGGTGGATTAGCTGGATCTGCTTTCCTGGCAACTAACACTGCTGCTGCTGCTGGTATGATATCTTGGGTAATTATTGACTACATCAAAACAGGAAAACCAACCATGCTAGGTGCAATATCTGGTGCTATTGCTGGTTTAGTAGCAATTACTCCGGCAGCCGGATTTGTAACCATACAAGCCGCCATCATAATAGGTTTTATCACCTCATTTATCTCCTACGCTGCAATATCCTACCTAAAACCGAAATTAGGATACGACGATGCACTGGATGTATTTGGAATACACGGAATGTCTGGTCTATGGGGATCAATAGCTGTGGGTCTTTTCGCAGCACCATTTATAAACTCCCTGGGAACTGGATTATTCTATGGAAATCCTGAACAACTTTGGATCCAACTAATAGCAGTTGTCGTAGTAATTATTTACTCATTTGTAGTAACTCTAATCATCGGATTAGTCATTAAATACACTATGGGACTACGAGTAGAAGAAAGAGATGAAATCGAAGGTCTGGACACTAACCTCCACGAGGAGTCAGGTTACAGAATCTAA
- a CDS encoding DEAD/DEAH box helicase, translated as MIILKKKKKILEVFPIGSPRGALNSRRKPEFQGYIKFKKTPNGPKIHKFVIKKDKEELLPPAEAVKLFRKQAVFLIDRDPEVEEFLDSLNIKYRRTIICNHCTMEGYITIINSKSSFNYHEQKICRLCAEEVIKRELNYRGIDKKTFKNFKRILDKTGDLDQVLKVLDPSFDPLKNSNLTLFDRISSSKDNDIPKLSVDQLDIPQKFKTILKSHGSKNLLPVQYKALENGVLDGKSLMVVSATASGKTLIGELAGIPRAMQGQKFIFLTPLVALANQKYRDFKKRYSKLGLKTSIKVGMSRIRAREEIKLPDDDIKQADIIVATYEGIDFMLRSGKAHLLDGLGTVVIDEIHTLDDEERGPRLNGLIKRLKNIYPDLQLIGLSATVQNPQEIAGSFGLKLVEYDRRPVPLERHLVFTRSEEEKRSLIARFSRREFKNKSEKGFHGQTIVFTNSRRKTHLIADYLTRHQVKSSPYHAGLSYAQKERIEKAFIKQELSAVVTTAALAAGVDFPASQVIFETLTMGNKWINPNEFSQMLGRAGRPSYHDRGIVYLLPEIGLSYDDESEELMALELLESDVDPVHVNYSEEDTLEQILADICSGSVSTNAALSKMYNGMNIPVDALNGLSTIESYGFVQEDHGNIRPTDYGKAVSMSFLQSEEAEYIKKHLKKKSKKDPLQIALSLEPFESVYLSSRLHKQLSRALKANFSTRLFADSTLDIISTGENLVKLDPNFQQAVLNIQVDFLSCKCKDRPFCYCLQRELSSYIVKQRLKKQDPVDITKKLLKKYQIHAYPGDIFSWLDALVRMLEATKRIAMALHYHKKAKECVRIIRAIEKG; from the coding sequence ATGATTATTTTAAAAAAGAAAAAGAAAATTCTGGAAGTATTTCCAATTGGAAGTCCTAGAGGGGCCTTAAATTCCCGAAGGAAACCAGAATTTCAGGGTTATATTAAATTCAAGAAAACGCCTAATGGTCCTAAAATCCATAAATTCGTGATAAAAAAGGATAAAGAAGAGTTGTTACCTCCTGCTGAGGCAGTGAAACTCTTTAGAAAACAGGCCGTGTTTTTAATTGATAGAGATCCTGAAGTGGAAGAATTTTTGGATTCACTGAATATAAAGTACAGAAGAACCATTATATGCAACCATTGTACCATGGAAGGATACATTACTATTATTAATTCCAAATCATCTTTTAATTATCATGAACAGAAAATTTGCCGACTCTGTGCCGAAGAAGTAATTAAAAGAGAATTAAATTACCGGGGCATAGATAAAAAGACTTTTAAAAATTTTAAAAGAATTTTAGATAAAACGGGAGACCTTGATCAGGTTTTAAAAGTTCTTGATCCTAGTTTTGATCCTCTTAAAAATTCCAATCTCACTCTTTTTGATAGAATTTCTTCCTCTAAAGATAATGATATTCCTAAATTAAGTGTGGACCAGCTGGACATCCCTCAAAAGTTTAAAACTATTCTAAAATCTCATGGAAGTAAAAATCTGCTTCCGGTGCAGTATAAGGCTCTGGAAAATGGGGTTTTAGATGGAAAAAGCTTGATGGTGGTATCGGCCACTGCCAGTGGAAAAACTCTTATTGGGGAGTTGGCAGGCATACCACGGGCCATGCAGGGCCAAAAATTCATTTTTTTAACACCACTGGTGGCACTGGCCAACCAGAAGTATCGGGACTTTAAAAAGAGGTATTCTAAATTAGGCCTTAAAACTTCTATTAAAGTGGGAATGAGTAGAATAAGGGCTAGAGAAGAAATTAAACTTCCGGACGATGATATTAAACAGGCAGATATTATAGTGGCCACCTATGAAGGTATAGACTTCATGTTAAGGTCAGGCAAAGCCCACCTCCTGGATGGTTTAGGAACTGTGGTTATTGATGAAATTCACACCCTGGACGATGAAGAACGTGGCCCTAGATTGAATGGTCTTATTAAACGACTTAAAAATATTTATCCTGATTTACAGCTTATTGGTTTATCGGCAACAGTTCAGAATCCTCAAGAAATAGCAGGATCATTTGGATTAAAATTGGTGGAATACGATCGACGCCCAGTACCTCTGGAAAGGCATCTGGTGTTCACTCGCAGTGAAGAGGAAAAAAGGAGTTTAATTGCTAGATTTTCTCGCAGAGAATTTAAAAATAAGTCTGAAAAAGGTTTCCATGGCCAGACCATAGTTTTCACAAATTCTCGTAGAAAAACACATTTAATTGCAGATTACCTGACTCGGCACCAGGTTAAATCTTCGCCATATCACGCCGGACTTTCTTATGCTCAAAAAGAAAGAATAGAAAAGGCATTTATCAAACAGGAACTTTCAGCTGTGGTTACCACTGCGGCCCTAGCTGCAGGGGTGGATTTTCCAGCATCTCAGGTTATTTTTGAAACTCTGACCATGGGAAATAAATGGATCAACCCCAATGAATTTTCTCAGATGTTAGGCCGGGCAGGAAGGCCTTCCTATCACGACCGAGGAATTGTTTATCTTTTACCAGAGATTGGTTTGAGTTATGATGATGAGAGTGAAGAGTTGATGGCCCTGGAACTTTTGGAAAGTGATGTAGATCCAGTCCACGTCAATTACTCTGAGGAAGATACTTTAGAACAAATTTTAGCAGACATATGTTCGGGATCAGTTTCAACCAATGCCGCACTTTCTAAAATGTATAATGGAATGAATATTCCAGTGGATGCTCTTAATGGCCTCAGCACCATAGAATCTTATGGATTCGTTCAAGAAGATCATGGAAATATACGACCTACCGATTATGGGAAAGCAGTTTCCATGTCTTTCTTGCAGTCAGAAGAAGCAGAATACATTAAAAAACATTTAAAGAAAAAATCTAAAAAAGACCCCTTACAAATTGCTCTTTCATTGGAACCTTTTGAGAGTGTATATTTATCAAGCAGGCTTCATAAACAACTAAGCAGGGCCTTAAAAGCCAATTTTTCCACCAGACTATTTGCTGATTCTACGCTGGATATTATTTCCACTGGAGAAAACTTAGTTAAACTGGATCCTAATTTTCAACAGGCTGTTTTAAATATTCAGGTGGACTTTTTATCATGCAAATGCAAGGATCGACCGTTTTGCTACTGCTTACAACGGGAATTATCATCTTATATTGTAAAGCAGCGTTTAAAAAAGCAAGATCCAGTGGACATCACTAAGAAACTTCTCAAAAAATACCAGATACATGCCTATCCTGGAGATATATTTTCCTGGTTGGATGCTCTAGTAAGGATGCTGGAGGCCACTAAAAGAATTGCTATGGCTCTACATTATCATAAAAAGGCCAAAGAATGTGTTAGAATTATTAGGGCCATTGAAAAGGGATAA
- a CDS encoding AMP-binding protein gives MVFTEDTIGEFFEKQVNKYPDNEFMVYPDRDLRFTYREFNDRVDMLAKGLLSIGITKGDHVGIWANNVPDWLTFMFATAKIGVVLVTVNTAYKSHELDYVLKQSDMKVLAIIDGFRDVDYVQTVYDLVPELKTHARSNLDSEEFPHLKSVIYIGPEKHRGMYNTNEIMLLGKHTEDSVLEDAKRGLSCDDVINMQYTSGTTGFPKGVMLTHKNILNNGYYIGERQKFTEKDRLCLTVPLFHCFGIVLGVMAILTHAGTFVIVELFDPLLVLAAIQKERCTALYGVPTMFIAEYSHPMFEMFDLSSLRTGIMAGSTPPIEVMKKVVKDMNMSEITSVYGLTEGSPGFTQTSVNDPLEKRVETVGKTLPACEVKIVDPESGETLGPDQPGEICCKGYNVMKGYYKMPEKTREVIDEDGWLHSGDLATVDEEGYYSIVGRIKDMIIRGGENIYPREIEEFLYTMPGIKDVQVVGIPDEKYGEIVGAFIIKDEDADIKEEDVRDYSISQIARYKVPKHVFFIDELPLTASGKVQKFILRDMAVECLAKNLSQEEKID, from the coding sequence ATGGTCTTTACAGAAGACACCATAGGGGAATTTTTTGAAAAACAGGTTAATAAATATCCTGATAACGAATTCATGGTTTATCCAGACCGTGATCTGAGATTCACATACCGTGAATTTAATGATAGAGTGGACATGCTAGCCAAGGGCCTATTATCCATTGGAATTACTAAAGGCGATCACGTGGGCATATGGGCCAATAACGTACCTGACTGGTTAACATTCATGTTTGCCACGGCTAAAATAGGAGTAGTACTGGTAACAGTTAATACGGCCTACAAAAGCCATGAACTGGATTATGTATTGAAACAATCGGACATGAAAGTTTTAGCAATCATTGATGGGTTTAGAGATGTGGATTATGTCCAGACAGTTTATGATCTGGTACCGGAATTAAAGACGCATGCTAGAAGTAATCTGGATAGTGAAGAATTCCCTCACCTTAAAAGTGTTATTTACATTGGCCCGGAAAAGCACCGGGGAATGTATAATACCAATGAAATAATGCTTTTAGGAAAACATACAGAAGATAGTGTTCTGGAAGATGCTAAAAGAGGTCTCTCCTGTGACGATGTGATTAACATGCAGTACACCTCAGGAACTACTGGTTTTCCTAAAGGGGTCATGTTAACTCATAAAAATATTTTAAATAATGGTTATTATATTGGTGAGCGACAAAAATTCACTGAAAAAGATAGATTATGTTTAACTGTACCTCTTTTCCACTGTTTTGGTATAGTGCTGGGAGTTATGGCTATTTTAACTCATGCTGGAACTTTTGTAATTGTGGAATTATTTGACCCCTTACTGGTTCTGGCGGCGATTCAAAAAGAGCGCTGCACAGCTCTATATGGAGTTCCGACCATGTTCATTGCAGAGTACAGCCACCCTATGTTTGAAATGTTTGATCTATCCAGCCTGCGTACGGGAATCATGGCTGGTTCCACTCCACCTATCGAAGTCATGAAAAAAGTGGTTAAAGACATGAACATGAGTGAAATAACCAGCGTATATGGACTAACCGAAGGATCGCCTGGATTCACTCAGACCAGTGTAAATGATCCACTGGAAAAAAGAGTGGAAACAGTTGGTAAAACACTGCCGGCATGTGAGGTTAAAATTGTAGACCCGGAATCTGGTGAAACCCTGGGACCTGACCAACCTGGTGAGATATGTTGTAAAGGTTACAATGTAATGAAAGGTTATTATAAGATGCCTGAAAAGACCAGAGAAGTAATTGACGAGGACGGATGGCTGCACAGTGGGGACCTGGCCACCGTGGACGAAGAAGGCTATTACTCGATTGTGGGACGTATCAAAGACATGATTATCCGGGGTGGAGAGAACATTTATCCTCGTGAGATCGAAGAATTCCTTTACACCATGCCGGGAATAAAGGACGTGCAAGTAGTAGGAATTCCTGATGAAAAGTACGGTGAAATAGTTGGAGCATTTATTATTAAGGATGAAGATGCTGACATCAAAGAAGAAGATGTTCGAGATTATTCTATTTCTCAAATAGCTCGCTATAAAGTGCCTAAACACGTATTTTTCATTGATGAATTACCTTTAACGGCTAGTGGGAAGGTACAAAAATTTATACTGCGAGATATGGCAGTTGAATGCTTGGCTAAAAATCTATCTCAAGAAGAAAAAATAGATTAA
- a CDS encoding creatinine amidohydrolase, with amino-acid sequence MVQLRYESGNVISPEVHQIGILALGSHLENHGAALPIDTDAKIASYMALEASFQTGAKFLGVLYAATEFPYIKHGIHISVEELVEQRLKPTLKSAKKCLQLEKIVIVNGHGGNVPVKDYLKDLEEELDLKIVFNNKIVEIEGPHAGSGELSMGMILGLVDERKLKEHCNINEYSEVGMVGFTEARAKDEGIEKGAQLLEKEGICLDPVLGQSLIDKALTSIEKDVKKLIESDEEDYY; translated from the coding sequence ATGGTACAACTTCGTTATGAATCTGGAAATGTAATTTCACCAGAAGTGCATCAAATTGGGATATTGGCCCTTGGTTCACATCTGGAAAATCATGGGGCCGCCCTACCTATTGATACTGATGCTAAAATTGCATCATATATGGCACTAGAGGCCTCATTTCAAACAGGTGCCAAGTTTTTAGGTGTTTTATATGCGGCCACCGAATTTCCTTATATAAAACACGGCATACACATTTCAGTAGAGGAATTGGTAGAACAAAGATTAAAACCTACCCTTAAATCTGCTAAAAAATGCTTACAACTAGAAAAAATAGTTATTGTAAATGGACACGGTGGAAATGTTCCAGTTAAAGATTATTTAAAAGATTTAGAAGAAGAACTGGATCTTAAAATAGTTTTTAATAACAAAATCGTGGAAATTGAAGGGCCTCATGCCGGTTCAGGTGAACTTTCCATGGGAATGATTTTAGGCCTGGTTGATGAGAGAAAACTAAAAGAGCATTGCAATATTAATGAATACAGCGAAGTGGGTATGGTAGGATTTACTGAGGCCCGAGCCAAAGATGAAGGTATTGAAAAAGGTGCTCAACTTTTAGAAAAAGAGGGAATATGTTTAGATCCTGTTTTAGGCCAGAGCTTAATTGATAAGGCCCTGACCAGTATTGAAAAAGACGTTAAGAAATTAATAGAGTCTGATGAAGAAGATTATTATTAA